The following coding sequences are from one Virgibacillus necropolis window:
- a CDS encoding helix-turn-helix domain-containing protein: MDVKLFVTIRKLSGSNQYQYAGKLGISRSLVAKIETGERAITTDISAKVREEFGADYIEQVAKLVK, encoded by the coding sequence ATGGACGTAAAGTTGTTCGTAACAATCCGTAAGCTAAGCGGATCAAATCAGTATCAATACGCCGGTAAGCTAGGAATCAGCCGCAGCCTTGTCGCTAAGATCGAGACAGGCGAACGGGCGATAACGACGGACATTTCCGCAAAGGTTCGTGAGGAATTCGGCGCGGATTACATCGAGCAAGTGGCGAAATTAGTAAA